The DNA segment CTGAAGCCCATGCTTGAAAGGATCCTCTCCACCTCATCCCTTATCCTCCTGAGGTCCTCGGCCCCAGCACTCACCCCCACCCACACCACCCGGGGCCTCTCCGGCCTGGGGAACGCTCCTAGCCCCCTAAGCTCTATCCTGAACCTCCCGAACCTGATGGAGGCCAAACGCTCCCCAATCTCCGAGGCCACAGGCTCGCTTACCTCTCCTATAAACCTAAGCGTTATATGGAAATTCTCATCCTCAACAGTCTTCATAGGAACGCCCGTGTGGGCTATGGAGTCCCTAAGCCTAGCCAGCCGGCCTACTACCACCGGGTCTTCTATATCTACCGCGATAAAAACCCTAACCAAGGCCGTGTCCCAGTGATAAACACCCGGGGGGTCCAAGGATTTTTATCCATAACACAGACCGCCGGGGAGCCAGCCCCGCTTATCCCGCCAGCTGACAAATAGGATCCTGTGGGTTCAAGGTGCTATGCTTCGCCGCCGCTCAAGCGGTAGGAGGAGGTGTTTCAAGCCGTCGTCCTTCATAGCCGTTCTTGCCGAGAAGCCTAAGGCGGCTGCCAAAATAGCGTACGCCCTGTCAGACGGCAGGGCGCCCTTGAGGTGCAGCGAGTACGGTGTTTCCTACTGGTTAGTGCGCAGGGATGGGGCCACAATAGTTGTGGCCCCCTCGGCTGGCCACCTCTTCGGCCCCCACTCGGAGTACAGGGGGTTCCCGGTGTTCCACTTCCAGTGGCGCCCGATTTTCGAGTTCGACAGGAGAGCAGGGTATCTTGCCAGGTTCTACCGCATGCTCTCCAGGATCCTCCCTGGAGCCATTCTCTACGTAAATGCGTGCGACTACGACATTGAAGGCAGCGTGATAGGCTTCAAGATAATAGAGGCGTTCGGAGACGTTACACGGGCTAAGAGGATGAAGTTCTCGACGCTAGCCCCCCAGGATATAAGGAGGGCGTATGCACGTATGGACCCCCTCGACGTGGAGATGATAGAGGCTGGCATGGCGAGAAGCGAGATGGATTGGCTGTGGGGGATAAATGTGTCGAGGGCGCTAATGGAGGCGGCTAGGAGGGCAGCCGGCAAGAGGGTCATACTGAGCGCCGGGAGGGTCCAGAGCCCAACGCTAGTCGAGGCCTATAGGAGGTGGAGGGAGATAAACCTCCACGTCCCCAAGGCCTCGGTGGCGGTGAAAATATCGGTCGAAAAGAGTGGGAGCGTTTTCGAGGCCAGGCCGCACGGCTGGAAGCCACCCTCGCTGGATACAGCTAGGTCTTTGAAAAGCGAGTTTAGAAAGGACCCCTGGCTCGCCGTGGATGAGGTTAAGAGCGAGAAGGCCAGTATGAAGCCCCCGCCCGCTTTCAACCTGGGCGACCTCCAGAAGGAGGCGAACAGGATACTGGGCCTACCGCCCTTGAAGACGCAGAGCATAGCCGAGGACCTCTATCTCGAAGCCCTCATAAGCTACCCACGCACCAACAGCCAGAAGCTGCCGCCATCAATAAACTACAAGTCTATAATCGACAAGCTCGCCAGAGGTCCCTTCGCCAGGGAGGCTGGAGAGCTTCTCAGAGAGACGGGAGGAGTGCTTAGGCCCGTCCAAGGGCCTAAGGAAGATCCTGCACACCCAGCTATACACCCCACCGGGGAGACGCCGAGCCGGAGCCTCTCCAGAGAGCATATGGCTGTATACGAGCTTATAGTCAGGAGGTTCCTGGCCGCTTTCAGCAGGAGCGCGATAGTGGGGAAGTCTACGGTACTCCTGAGGGACTCGAGGGGTAGGGGTTGGAGGTCTGAGGGCATTAGGATAGAGGATCCCGGGTGGCTTAAGTACTACCATTATAGCGCACCCCGAGAGAAGCTTCTACCCCCCCTGAATACGGGGGATCAGGCTAGAGTGGTTGGGGTTGACGTCAAGGTGGAGTGGAGCCAGTCTCCAGTTAGGCTAGACAAGGCCAGCCTGCTGAGGTGGATGGAGAGCGTTAACATAGGCACAGAGGGCACCAGGGCCAGGATCATAGAGACGCTGTACAAGCGGGGGTACCTCGAGGGGGCTAGAAAGTCTCAGGTCACACCGCTGGGGGAGGCCGTGGCCACCATAATCCAGACCCTCTTCCCCGAGCTCTCCAAGCCCGACCTCACTAGGAGGTTCGAGGCCATGATAGAGGAGATACGCAGCGGCCGTAGAACAAGGATGGAGGTGGTAGAAGAGTCTAAAAAGGCTATATCCAGGCTTATAGAGAGTTTCCTCGAGCGGCTGGACTCTGCAGCAAGGGAGATAGGCGTTTCCCTCGGAAGCATAGAGGTGGATGAAACCTGCCACATATGCGGTAGGAGGGCTGTTTCGACAGTAGGGGGCTACAGCCTATGCAGCAACCATCTCGAGGCTTTTGAGAGGCTTAGGAAAGCACTGCCCAGAACTGCTTCGACACTATCCTCCACCCCTAGAGAAGCCCTGGAGGCTATAGCTAGAAGCAGGTCCAGGGCGGGGTCCTGGGTGAGGGAGATAGCGGCTCTCGCTCTAGGCGATGAAAAGGTATACGAAGCCTTGCTATGAAGAAAGCCGAACCGCCCCGCGGACTCGAGGCCTGGTCTCAAGCCTCAGGAGTATAGGTTTTCCAAGAGTATTTTGATTATGCCTATGTACGGGATCTTTATGGGGACTCCCGAAACCTCCAACACCTTACCCACTATAGCGTCCCCTGGTACTCCGACTGCGTAGCCCACGCCCTCTATAGAAGCTGGGCCGCACCTGACAGGGTCTCCCATGTCGGTTATGGGGTTGTTGTCGCCCTTGACAACGTAACACTCCAAACCGCTGTCGCCCTGGTAGACGGCTACCACCCTATGGATTATCAGCCTATCGCCCTTCCTGTAGACCACAATATCTCCAACGCTGTAGCCGTCCTCGCCAACTATAACCACGAGATCCCCACTATGGAGGATGGGCTCCATACTTCTCCCTTGAACCACCGCGAATCCAGCCCCGTAAAGGATGCCAGCAATGTAGAGCATAGCTGTCAATACTATTAGAATGGTTGCCACGAGCTGGAGGGCCCTGGCGAGCCTTGTAGTAGTCCGCACTGTTCCAACCCCGCATCCCGAGGCTCTCCAGCCATCAGGGTGTCTCTAGCGGCCTTAACATCTATTATTCTCCCCCACAGTACCATGTCAATTGTAAGGCGCGGGAGAATGGGGGTAGTTGGGGTTAGAGTAGAAGAGCCTTTGGCGAAGCTTGGCGTCAGGCTTGTCTATATAGTCTTCGACGGCGTCTCGGTGGGCGAGTCTCCAGAGGGTCTCGTCCAGACCCTTAGATCTGTTGAGGACGAGGTTGTTCAGGCCTTCGCCGGGCCCGAGGCTCTAAAGGACGATCCCAGGGTTAGAGCTTACAGGAGGTTCCTCTGGAGGCTTGGCATAGACCCTACCAAAGTGAGGCCGAGTAGCGAGGCTCTAGCCCGTAGGGTTCTGAGGGGCTCCAGAATACCCCTTATAAACAATGTTGTTGATGCTGGCAACATAGCAAGCCTCAAGACGATGGTTCCCATAGGCCTCTACGATCTAGACACTGTGAAACCGCCTCTAAGGCTGACCCTCAGCCGGGGGGGAGAGGTCTTCGAGCCTATAGGCGGGAGGCCGCAGACACTACCCAAAAACTACCCCATACTCGTGGACTCCCAGGGCCTGGTTATGCACGTCTACCCACATAGAGACTCGAAAGCGTCAATGATAACGCGCTCAACCAGGAGGGTGCTGGCTATAGCCGCGGGTGTGGAGGGGGTGGAAACAGGGGATCTTAGGAGGGCTATAGAGATACTCTCGGGGCTTCTGGAGAAGTTCGCGGGCGCCAGGCCGCTAGGACATGCTGTGGAGGTGTAGGGGGTGCACGACGCGGAACAACTTAGAAGGGTGGCCGTCAAGGTCTCCTCAGAGGCGGCCGGGCTCCTAAGGGATATGGCGTGTAGCGAGGACCTCGGGAGGGTTATTACAGGTGAGACGACGGTCGCCGACAAGAAGGCTGAAGACTACATTGTTGACATGCTGCGGAGCGAGCTGGAGTCGGTGCAGGTTATAAGCGAGGAGGCCGGGGGGGTGGCTTCGAGGGCTTCCGACGCTCCTATAGCTCTTGTAGACCCGCTGGACGGGAGCACTAACTACCTATCCTGCATAACCTGGTGCTCGGTGAGCATAGCCTTCGCAGACCCGCGGAGCGGCGAGGTCCTGGCAGGGTCTGTAGCCCCTGTTTACAGCGGCATGCCAGTCTCCTTCTCACGGGGGGGAGGCTGCTACCACGGGGGGGTTAGGTTTGGAAAACCTGGTATACGGGGGTCTATAATATCGGTTTACGTAGACGAGCCCGGCGCAGTTGAAGCCGTGGCGGGAGCTATAGGCAGGTTGAAGGGGTTGAGGAGGGGCTTCAAAGTCAGGAGCCTGGGTAGCGCCGCCCTAGAGCTCGCCTACACAGCCCTAGGCTATATAGCCGTGTTCGTGGACCTAAGGGCTAGGCTGCGCAACATAGATGTGGCTGCGGCTGTAGGTGCTATCAGAGAGTGCGGCGGCGTTGTCATGGACGGGCGAGGCTATCCCCTTAGGATTGGCGTGTGGAGCGTCGAAAGAGTCGGCAGCGTAGTCGCATCTCTAGACGAGACTCTGGCCAGGATCGCCGTAGAAGGGGGAAGTGGATAGGCTTGGAGGCTCCAGCCGGCCCCAGGCCCATGTGCAGCTTATGCCGCGTTAGACCGGCAGTCTACTACAGGAGGTTCAGCGGGCACAGGCTGTGTAGAAGGTGCATGAAGACGGCGCTGGAGAGGGGTGTTAAAAGGAGCCTCCGCGGCTCGAACGTCT comes from the Aeropyrum camini SY1 = JCM 12091 genome and includes:
- the thpR gene encoding RNA 2',3'-cyclic phosphodiesterase, encoding MVRVFIAVDIEDPVVVGRLARLRDSIAHTGVPMKTVEDENFHITLRFIGEVSEPVASEIGERLASIRFGRFRIELRGLGAFPRPERPRVVWVGVSAGAEDLRRIRDEVERILSSMGFSPERQEFHPHVTLARIKGARNLPALVKLLREMGDVEVGSVEVSSIRLKQSILTRQGPIYKTLYEVKATQDQG
- the topA gene encoding DNA topoisomerase I, with the translated sequence MLRRRSSGRRRCFKPSSFIAVLAEKPKAAAKIAYALSDGRAPLRCSEYGVSYWLVRRDGATIVVAPSAGHLFGPHSEYRGFPVFHFQWRPIFEFDRRAGYLARFYRMLSRILPGAILYVNACDYDIEGSVIGFKIIEAFGDVTRAKRMKFSTLAPQDIRRAYARMDPLDVEMIEAGMARSEMDWLWGINVSRALMEAARRAAGKRVILSAGRVQSPTLVEAYRRWREINLHVPKASVAVKISVEKSGSVFEARPHGWKPPSLDTARSLKSEFRKDPWLAVDEVKSEKASMKPPPAFNLGDLQKEANRILGLPPLKTQSIAEDLYLEALISYPRTNSQKLPPSINYKSIIDKLARGPFAREAGELLRETGGVLRPVQGPKEDPAHPAIHPTGETPSRSLSREHMAVYELIVRRFLAAFSRSAIVGKSTVLLRDSRGRGWRSEGIRIEDPGWLKYYHYSAPREKLLPPLNTGDQARVVGVDVKVEWSQSPVRLDKASLLRWMESVNIGTEGTRARIIETLYKRGYLEGARKSQVTPLGEAVATIIQTLFPELSKPDLTRRFEAMIEEIRSGRRTRMEVVEESKKAISRLIESFLERLDSAAREIGVSLGSIEVDETCHICGRRAVSTVGGYSLCSNHLEAFERLRKALPRTASTLSSTPREALEAIARSRSRAGSWVREIAALALGDEKVYEALL
- a CDS encoding signal peptidase I; amino-acid sequence: MRTTTRLARALQLVATILIVLTAMLYIAGILYGAGFAVVQGRSMEPILHSGDLVVIVGEDGYSVGDIVVYRKGDRLIIHRVVAVYQGDSGLECYVVKGDNNPITDMGDPVRCGPASIEGVGYAVGVPGDAIVGKVLEVSGVPIKIPYIGIIKILLENLYS
- a CDS encoding B3/4 domain-containing protein; translation: MGVVGVRVEEPLAKLGVRLVYIVFDGVSVGESPEGLVQTLRSVEDEVVQAFAGPEALKDDPRVRAYRRFLWRLGIDPTKVRPSSEALARRVLRGSRIPLINNVVDAGNIASLKTMVPIGLYDLDTVKPPLRLTLSRGGEVFEPIGGRPQTLPKNYPILVDSQGLVMHVYPHRDSKASMITRSTRRVLAIAAGVEGVETGDLRRAIEILSGLLEKFAGARPLGHAVEV
- a CDS encoding inositol monophosphatase family protein, giving the protein MHDAEQLRRVAVKVSSEAAGLLRDMACSEDLGRVITGETTVADKKAEDYIVDMLRSELESVQVISEEAGGVASRASDAPIALVDPLDGSTNYLSCITWCSVSIAFADPRSGEVLAGSVAPVYSGMPVSFSRGGGCYHGGVRFGKPGIRGSIISVYVDEPGAVEAVAGAIGRLKGLRRGFKVRSLGSAALELAYTALGYIAVFVDLRARLRNIDVAAAVGAIRECGGVVMDGRGYPLRIGVWSVERVGSVVASLDETLARIAVEGGSG